A genomic region of Desulfosarcina ovata subsp. ovata contains the following coding sequences:
- a CDS encoding filamentous haemagglutinin family protein, producing the protein MKPSFLLKRLLAFILALDLIIFPMTLAAQNIPGFYGSSGTLVQPSANQLPVIQSIVSNVSSLEQVGNNKLIVHQTNDKAVLEWKSFDIGANAWTHFDQQGNTNWSALNRIYDQNPSQIFGRLTADGSVYLINQNGILFSQGSSVDVHGLVASSLNIAQDAFEDDLMTFAAENYQGVEGYDASAVAVSNHGTIETDNDGTVMLIASTVENNGTITAPLGTIILAAGSEVAVTENETTGGETYTVSYSGSATDQAVNFADGSLDAYSGYIGMFGQVVNQEGLVKAVTAIRQKGQVVLKAKEALVLAEGSLTSSPISESDETVTESSTFSTGKITLESEGTIDVKGSIVAPSGDIVLSGDERVYLDSNALVDVSGSWVVLPAEEAVASVQLNSVELKDDYAQKDSILQGQTIYFNLVEGSSIGDVSGTLTTDEKTALERSTAGGSIEITSANGDVIARSGSTIDFSGGGWVYLDGVTNTTILISGTDVYTIADAPDSLDYDTIIGPDNLVTDTNERFGMSTSYDGVYHTGSASAVGNYFEGYIQGDDAGSLTVIAPVVLLNGTLDGSVTTGVYQTEDSEDSDENGYQSTLGIERPEAGQLIVGGAYSGGYWEDRDPVITAITISSESCLLGDDFDSSTHLSEYLANYIDNWSGESIVSAELLSESGLNDITLSVRESVVVEADAVIELDSTGSLTLAGRHIEHYGEIIIPEGNVSLVLSNNKSADEDSDSYVDAEALGYERIYLGTGSLIDVSGEQVDLTEVAQLDGVASDPGQIDGGTVILADWTDSGEGVMVMPEAAIDVSGGWRIDGDGTISGGNAGTIEISGSSIYLNGDLYAYALSDADGGTLDLHTEGITVTAETQVSALPEDFGATDPLTDDIAEFLAISDDQIDITGASVINLTSVTDLVVEDGVVLTPSTLRLTGPELSADSTDEEDAANYTAAETSLTAGNGEAIVRVTLDEVGESAISLRAGKTLSSSNCEYILPNELTDQNELATVRIDAETIVTVAPQGTIDITAPSVDIAGQVSAPAGTIELEATSADSGMALTIQSGALVSATADNLPVEQTLTTASDAAYEALDGGTISLTSAGDLIVMAEAVLDVSGSEPVGSLYLTADGTYQSQTVAGAPGTIEITYLDEFILEGELRGEATLDSMHGGTLSVYKSAVNEAYELQSAVLETYIRSGFDDITMASACELIFTDDVDVSLERKLTLDAPVISTSGQTVTLTAPWLVLTNTYLPDDETSPTVESGDLSLSADWIDVEGAVTLSGFATVSLEAGDDLRLEDYYYTTSDLNEWWGLLETGADMLIDADRVYPTTATLFSIVTTGDVTTLATTADDSTNPVYSAYGSLTLEAANIQHKGRWYAPMGQLELTATGEDGRIYLDSDSVLSVSGETSVNYGFFDDEGIVWQVTDKSATTGLSTTVDVAPETAVTLIGEEVILQDGASVDISGGGEIFGYQWLASVNGSSDPLDGVSVIIPGYSDSLPGEAVYLAGNELIEAGVYTLLDESYAFLEGAMIIEDLGTVTNAFNTTQSDDGYAVSTGYTIIAGTDFTASQQHFYSVREATDVLAEGTFSIERITVGDGGDFSVTADTIVLDGTFEASALDDSYEGGTLSMASTNIIISTVGSSLPDDFAYTNQLPDDVAGSLYIDANEISDGGFNDVTLGDVSLTESVVFESGSSLEAANITVTATDSIVVEADSSLSATDEDGGVLTLDSSDGSITVAESATLHATNEIAIDTSAIDLDGDVVVDNSLLSLLGDTIVISSDSGGLVSLDGLIIDDELWEKIKAIDTINLSSRSEIDFMGDVNLAADGILILDSDSIVLDGGSVTVAASQIILQNTSLTGETFSDISGTSSCDTGSISFAADDMTITLGEMADDDADDDAYNSLAILGAADLSITVTNNLVVAGEGTLSTEGDLEIESAAIVTTLIETTGDEADDTTEITAANIVLASSTGTITTASNGNTADTDTGYGGAITLQGVSIDHGGTILSPSGTITLAATGSDSGDNVVLRSGSTLDAAGTENAAGGTVNLESSQGAVEVAIGAVVDVSAGDQGDAGTVSVVARNGSVQLLGNFYGQANGGTGGSFVLDNLTIDDFALLSDLLTGSGFSEDIDLRARTGDIAIDTTDSLAASTITLVADTGSVTVAGTLDASGAYGGGSLEIDAGQDIVISGMLNAQATDAGDGGEIGLYSTQGSIDIRSGSEIILSSSGENATGGSLYLRALRTSDSLKVSLAGDITGASKITVEGYAADESTTVTSTYLDGLVSDAANWLTNLNFTYTAEGVDDIFTVIAGIEIDSETDLSVSEAVDLSDYESQIGYGVLTLRSAADLTIDENITDIRTVDLTTLREDTAQDTWRINLIAGANLTSSDPLATDASTVTGTLTIADGVLVYTESDAIRFASAGDTIVGTAGSLDPMSNSSMDYNIGSFSGSVYGYTGGDLIIKADRNNGSGIQTATGDIRLVVEGDLSLTSGNYTGAIRTIGEAPMTSETFPEATPAEMALFYWEYTNGGDIVLNIGGDINGRTLKKDAWDASSLDIYYHADYSDGGARGIVTMAGGSIAIDAAGDVTCAAGTFGQGDLSINAGGDLNGRFLINDGRASLNTMENFGLLEGLENQPIEVFGAEVELTAQGSITLGTILNPTIANDDFNYDASWMLGYTTETAVSLSSIRGDVTLTGISRFYSYSQEKQMSRGRILPASLTIDAAGDIILENSFYMVPSATGNLSLTAGGDIRADSDADRSYTVYMSDMALSFVYCSIYGDFNAKDIADALVSASKSEHADSILHLDDEIPVVITAGGDIRNLNVNIPKASEIIAGGDIQNLFLFGQNIDADDLTIVYAGGDIIYTTSIITTYNSGIEIGGPGTVIVAAGDSIDLGSSEGIRLVSSSYNTALSNSEMTLYIFAGLGLDAEAIIDLVGDTAMFFESLREEGEVYSEALAEGDDINAQEILDEINATIIDSYFAGTAAEDSGITGNIDMVNSEINAKVGVGDIYIVATGEINVGKSTISSSSDEGSNTGIYTTSGGAINIFANGDINVNESRIMTFLGGEDDMGDITVWSQEGNINAGKGSKTAITASSPKLVEDENGELKIQWSPPSVGSGIRCLTYDPDGPEGPIDQPDAGDIYLFAPAGEIDAGEAGIAGSNIILAAIEVVNVQNIEVGGTAVGVPDTSLAATSLGALAGSGAVSETSKIAEEQAGLANAQERFSKFVEDISGNLVPKWIAVEVVGFGETDDTTDSSSEDSVND; encoded by the coding sequence ATGAAACCGTCATTTTTACTGAAGCGGCTGTTGGCTTTCATACTGGCGCTTGACCTGATTATTTTCCCGATGACCCTCGCCGCGCAAAATATTCCCGGTTTTTATGGGTCCTCAGGCACTCTGGTGCAGCCATCGGCCAACCAACTGCCGGTGATCCAGAGTATCGTCAGCAACGTATCCAGTCTGGAGCAAGTGGGGAATAACAAGCTGATCGTTCACCAAACGAATGATAAAGCCGTTCTGGAGTGGAAGTCATTCGACATCGGTGCCAATGCCTGGACCCACTTTGACCAACAGGGCAATACCAATTGGTCGGCCCTCAACCGTATTTACGATCAAAATCCCAGTCAGATCTTCGGGCGACTGACCGCCGATGGAAGCGTTTACCTGATCAACCAGAACGGCATTCTTTTCAGCCAGGGGTCGAGCGTGGATGTGCATGGGCTGGTGGCTTCCTCCTTGAACATCGCTCAGGATGCGTTCGAGGACGATTTGATGACCTTTGCCGCCGAAAATTACCAGGGGGTGGAAGGTTACGACGCATCGGCCGTGGCGGTTTCCAATCACGGAACAATAGAAACGGACAACGACGGTACGGTGATGCTCATCGCATCCACCGTGGAGAACAATGGCACCATTACTGCTCCTTTGGGCACCATCATTTTGGCGGCCGGGTCCGAGGTCGCGGTTACGGAAAATGAAACGACCGGCGGGGAAACCTATACGGTCAGCTATAGCGGATCCGCCACCGACCAAGCCGTTAATTTCGCCGACGGCTCCCTGGATGCATACAGTGGCTATATTGGCATGTTCGGACAAGTGGTCAATCAAGAGGGGCTGGTCAAGGCGGTGACGGCCATCCGCCAGAAGGGCCAGGTCGTGTTAAAAGCCAAGGAGGCACTGGTTCTCGCCGAAGGCAGCCTCACCAGCAGCCCCATATCCGAATCGGATGAAACCGTTACGGAGTCTTCGACTTTTTCGACCGGAAAAATTACCCTGGAAAGCGAAGGCACCATCGACGTTAAGGGATCGATCGTCGCACCGTCCGGCGATATCGTTTTGAGCGGCGATGAGCGGGTGTATCTGGATTCGAACGCCCTGGTTGACGTCAGCGGCAGTTGGGTGGTTTTGCCGGCCGAAGAGGCGGTGGCCAGTGTTCAGCTCAACAGCGTCGAACTCAAGGACGACTACGCCCAGAAGGACAGCATCCTGCAAGGGCAGACGATTTATTTCAATCTGGTGGAAGGGTCGAGCATCGGCGATGTCTCCGGTACGCTGACCACGGATGAGAAAACCGCCCTAGAGCGCAGCACGGCCGGCGGCAGCATCGAGATTACCTCTGCGAACGGCGACGTCATCGCCCGGTCCGGGTCGACCATCGACTTTTCGGGAGGCGGATGGGTTTATCTCGATGGTGTGACCAATACAACGATTCTGATTTCGGGAACCGATGTCTATACCATTGCGGATGCACCCGATAGTTTGGATTACGACACCATAATCGGCCCCGACAACCTAGTTACCGACACCAATGAACGTTTCGGCATGTCCACATCCTACGACGGTGTCTACCATACCGGGTCAGCCAGTGCCGTCGGAAACTATTTTGAGGGGTATATTCAGGGAGATGATGCCGGTTCGCTGACCGTCATTGCACCGGTCGTGTTGCTCAATGGTACGTTGGACGGATCGGTCACGACCGGCGTCTACCAGACCGAGGATTCCGAGGACAGTGATGAAAACGGTTACCAGAGTACCCTCGGAATTGAACGTCCCGAGGCGGGCCAGCTGATTGTCGGCGGGGCTTACTCCGGCGGCTATTGGGAAGATCGAGACCCGGTGATTACCGCGATTACCATCTCATCGGAGAGCTGCCTGCTGGGAGACGATTTCGATTCGTCCACCCATCTTTCGGAATATTTAGCGAATTATATAGACAATTGGTCCGGCGAATCCATTGTATCGGCTGAGCTTTTAAGCGAATCGGGATTAAACGACATCACCCTATCGGTCCGTGAAAGCGTCGTTGTCGAGGCCGATGCAGTAATCGAGTTGGATTCGACCGGTTCCCTGACGCTGGCCGGACGGCATATCGAACATTATGGCGAAATTATCATTCCCGAGGGCAATGTCAGCCTGGTTCTGTCCAACAACAAGAGTGCCGATGAAGACAGCGATTCGTACGTCGATGCCGAAGCCCTTGGATACGAAAGAATTTATCTGGGCACAGGCAGCCTCATCGACGTCTCCGGGGAGCAAGTCGATTTGACCGAGGTGGCGCAACTGGATGGTGTAGCTTCGGATCCGGGGCAGATCGACGGCGGCACGGTCATCCTGGCGGATTGGACCGATTCTGGTGAGGGTGTGATGGTCATGCCGGAGGCAGCGATCGATGTCAGCGGCGGATGGCGGATCGACGGGGATGGGACAATCAGCGGCGGCAATGCCGGAACGATCGAGATCTCAGGTTCATCGATTTACCTGAATGGTGACCTTTACGCCTACGCACTTTCCGATGCTGATGGGGGCACTCTCGATCTGCATACCGAAGGGATTACCGTGACGGCGGAGACCCAGGTGTCGGCTCTGCCTGAGGATTTCGGGGCCACCGATCCATTGACCGATGATATCGCTGAATTCCTGGCCATTAGCGACGATCAGATCGACATCACGGGGGCTTCGGTGATCAATCTGACGAGCGTGACCGACTTGGTCGTCGAAGACGGAGTGGTTCTGACGCCGTCCACCTTGAGACTGACCGGCCCGGAACTGAGCGCCGACAGCACCGACGAGGAGGATGCGGCGAATTATACCGCGGCTGAGACATCCCTCACGGCAGGTAACGGCGAGGCAATTGTTCGGGTGACGCTTGACGAGGTCGGCGAATCGGCCATCTCCCTTCGTGCAGGAAAGACGTTGAGCAGTTCTAACTGCGAGTACATCCTTCCAAACGAACTGACCGATCAGAATGAACTGGCCACGGTGCGCATTGATGCCGAAACCATCGTGACGGTTGCGCCCCAAGGCACCATCGACATTACTGCTCCGTCCGTGGACATTGCCGGGCAGGTATCGGCCCCGGCAGGCACCATCGAACTTGAGGCCACATCAGCGGATAGCGGCATGGCCTTGACAATCCAGTCTGGTGCGCTGGTTTCAGCTACCGCCGACAACCTGCCGGTCGAGCAAACCCTAACGACTGCGTCGGACGCGGCGTACGAAGCCTTAGACGGTGGAACGATTTCTCTCACTTCAGCCGGAGACCTGATCGTGATGGCGGAGGCCGTCCTGGACGTGTCCGGATCTGAACCGGTGGGTTCCCTGTATCTAACTGCAGATGGTACCTATCAATCCCAAACCGTCGCCGGGGCGCCGGGGACCATTGAGATTACCTACCTCGATGAATTTATACTGGAAGGCGAACTTCGGGGAGAGGCTACGCTGGACAGCATGCACGGCGGGACCCTCTCCGTGTATAAGTCCGCCGTGAACGAGGCTTATGAACTTCAATCTGCAGTGCTTGAGACCTACATCCGGTCCGGATTCGACGACATCACCATGGCTAGTGCCTGCGAATTGATTTTTACTGACGACGTGGACGTGAGTCTCGAGCGTAAACTGACCCTGGACGCTCCGGTAATCTCGACGAGCGGCCAGACTGTTACCCTGACCGCCCCGTGGCTCGTACTGACCAATACCTACCTGCCCGATGACGAGACATCGCCCACTGTGGAGTCCGGTGATTTGAGCCTTTCCGCCGACTGGATCGACGTTGAAGGTGCCGTGACGCTCTCCGGTTTTGCGACTGTAAGCCTGGAGGCCGGTGATGATCTGCGTCTTGAGGATTATTATTACACCACCAGCGATTTGAACGAATGGTGGGGGCTTCTCGAAACCGGGGCGGACATGCTTATTGACGCCGACCGGGTCTATCCTACAACCGCAACCCTTTTTTCCATTGTGACCACAGGCGATGTCACCACCCTGGCAACCACAGCCGATGACTCGACCAATCCGGTCTATTCCGCGTACGGCAGCCTAACCCTGGAGGCCGCCAACATCCAACACAAGGGGCGCTGGTACGCCCCCATGGGCCAACTCGAACTGACCGCTACCGGCGAAGACGGACGCATCTACCTGGACAGCGACAGTGTCCTTTCCGTGTCCGGAGAGACATCGGTCAACTACGGCTTTTTTGACGATGAGGGCATCGTCTGGCAGGTGACGGACAAAAGCGCCACCACAGGTCTATCCACCACGGTCGATGTGGCCCCGGAGACGGCGGTAACTTTGATCGGAGAAGAGGTGATCCTGCAGGATGGTGCCAGTGTAGATATTTCGGGCGGCGGCGAGATTTTTGGGTACCAATGGCTTGCCAGTGTCAATGGCTCCTCGGACCCGCTGGATGGGGTTTCTGTGATTATTCCCGGTTATTCGGATTCTCTCCCTGGCGAGGCCGTCTACCTGGCGGGCAACGAACTGATCGAAGCGGGCGTTTATACGCTTCTCGACGAATCCTACGCTTTCTTGGAAGGAGCGATGATCATTGAGGACCTGGGGACGGTCACAAACGCTTTCAATACGACCCAGTCCGATGACGGTTATGCGGTGAGCACAGGATATACGATTATCGCAGGAACCGATTTCACCGCCTCCCAGCAGCATTTCTACAGTGTTCGTGAAGCTACGGATGTCTTGGCCGAGGGAACTTTCAGCATCGAGCGGATTACCGTTGGCGACGGCGGTGATTTCTCGGTCACGGCCGATACGATCGTGCTCGACGGCACCTTCGAGGCCTCGGCCCTGGACGACAGTTACGAGGGCGGCACACTATCCATGGCCAGCACCAACATTATAATCAGCACGGTTGGTTCCAGTCTGCCCGACGATTTCGCTTACACCAACCAATTACCGGACGATGTGGCGGGAAGCCTGTACATCGATGCGAACGAGATCAGTGACGGCGGCTTTAATGACGTTACGCTCGGCGACGTGAGTCTTACCGAGAGCGTGGTTTTTGAATCTGGTTCTTCCCTGGAGGCGGCCAACATCACCGTCACGGCCACCGACAGTATTGTTGTCGAGGCGGACAGTTCGCTCAGCGCCACTGACGAAGACGGGGGCGTGCTCACGCTCGATTCCTCGGATGGAAGCATAACGGTTGCCGAATCCGCCACCCTTCATGCCACCAATGAAATCGCAATCGATACCTCCGCCATCGACCTTGACGGAGACGTTGTCGTGGACAACAGTCTTTTAAGCCTCCTTGGCGATACAATTGTCATTTCTTCCGATAGCGGCGGCCTGGTGTCCCTGGATGGTTTGATCATCGACGATGAGCTATGGGAAAAAATCAAAGCGATTGACACTATCAATCTGTCCAGCCGATCGGAGATCGACTTCATGGGCGATGTGAACCTGGCGGCCGACGGCATCCTGATCCTGGACAGCGACAGCATCGTTCTTGACGGCGGCAGCGTGACCGTAGCAGCATCCCAAATCATCCTGCAGAACACCAGCCTGACCGGGGAGACCTTTTCCGATATTTCCGGGACTTCCTCGTGTGATACGGGGTCGATCTCGTTTGCCGCCGACGACATGACCATCACGCTTGGGGAAATGGCCGATGATGACGCCGATGACGATGCCTATAACAGCCTGGCGATTTTGGGGGCCGCCGACCTGAGCATCACCGTTACCAACAACCTGGTGGTGGCCGGCGAGGGCACACTGTCCACCGAAGGTGACTTGGAAATCGAATCGGCTGCCATCGTCACAACCCTGATTGAAACAACCGGCGATGAGGCGGACGATACCACGGAGATAACGGCGGCCAATATCGTCCTGGCCAGCAGCACGGGAACCATTACCACCGCTTCCAACGGCAACACGGCCGACACGGACACCGGCTACGGCGGAGCGATCACCTTACAGGGTGTCTCAATTGACCATGGCGGGACGATTTTAAGCCCTTCGGGCACGATTACGCTGGCGGCCACGGGTTCGGATTCCGGCGACAATGTCGTCTTGCGCTCTGGATCGACCCTGGATGCGGCCGGCACGGAGAACGCCGCAGGGGGTACAGTGAACCTGGAAAGCAGTCAGGGGGCTGTGGAGGTAGCAATCGGGGCTGTGGTGGATGTCTCGGCCGGCGATCAGGGGGACGCGGGAACCGTTTCCGTTGTGGCCCGGAACGGCAGCGTGCAACTGTTGGGCAATTTCTACGGTCAGGCCAATGGTGGAACGGGGGGCAGCTTCGTGCTGGACAACCTGACCATCGACGATTTCGCTCTCCTGTCCGATTTGTTGACCGGCAGTGGATTCAGCGAGGATATCGATCTGCGGGCACGCACAGGCGATATCGCGATTGACACCACGGACAGTCTGGCCGCCTCCACGATTACCCTGGTCGCCGATACGGGCAGCGTGACCGTGGCGGGCACCCTGGACGCATCCGGTGCCTACGGTGGCGGGTCTCTGGAGATCGACGCCGGCCAGGATATCGTGATCAGCGGCATGCTCAATGCCCAGGCCACGGATGCGGGCGACGGCGGGGAAATTGGTCTTTATTCAACGCAAGGGTCCATCGATATTCGTTCCGGCTCTGAAATTATCCTGAGCAGTTCTGGAGAGAATGCCACTGGCGGGAGTTTGTATCTGCGTGCCCTGAGAACCAGCGACAGCCTGAAGGTCTCCCTTGCCGGCGATATCACGGGTGCTTCAAAGATCACCGTTGAAGGATACGCGGCGGATGAAAGCACCACGGTTACCTCGACTTACCTCGACGGACTCGTCAGCGATGCTGCTAATTGGCTAACCAACCTCAATTTTACATACACAGCGGAAGGCGTCGACGATATCTTCACGGTCATCGCGGGCATTGAGATCGATTCGGAAACCGATCTGAGCGTCAGCGAGGCTGTTGATCTCTCCGATTACGAAAGTCAAATCGGTTATGGCGTTTTGACCCTGCGCAGTGCCGCCGACCTGACAATCGACGAGAACATCACCGATATTCGCACTGTCGATTTAACAACACTGCGGGAAGATACGGCACAAGACACTTGGAGGATCAATCTGATCGCCGGTGCGAACCTGACGAGCAGTGACCCGCTGGCGACAGATGCGTCCACTGTTACAGGAACGCTGACGATTGCAGACGGCGTGTTGGTCTATACCGAAAGCGATGCTATTCGTTTCGCTTCGGCCGGTGACACGATAGTGGGCACCGCCGGATCACTGGATCCCATGAGTAATTCTTCAATGGATTACAACATCGGATCGTTCAGCGGGTCGGTGTACGGCTACACCGGGGGAGATCTAATAATCAAAGCCGACCGCAACAATGGAAGCGGCATTCAAACCGCTACCGGGGACATTCGACTGGTCGTCGAAGGGGATCTCTCCCTTACCAGCGGCAACTACACGGGAGCGATTCGTACGATCGGCGAAGCACCTATGACTTCCGAGACTTTCCCCGAAGCGACACCCGCAGAAATGGCTCTCTTCTATTGGGAATATACCAACGGGGGGGATATCGTCCTGAATATCGGCGGGGATATCAATGGACGTACATTGAAAAAAGATGCCTGGGACGCTAGTTCACTCGATATCTACTACCATGCGGATTATTCGGACGGAGGCGCTAGGGGCATCGTCACCATGGCGGGCGGCAGTATCGCCATCGACGCCGCAGGAGACGTCACCTGCGCCGCAGGAACCTTCGGCCAGGGTGATCTGAGCATCAATGCGGGCGGCGATCTCAACGGCCGGTTTCTGATCAACGACGGACGTGCCAGCCTGAACACCATGGAAAACTTCGGCCTGCTCGAAGGACTTGAAAATCAGCCCATCGAGGTATTCGGTGCCGAGGTCGAACTGACCGCCCAGGGCAGCATTACCCTGGGGACGATACTGAACCCGACCATCGCCAATGACGATTTCAATTATGACGCATCATGGATGTTGGGTTATACCACGGAAACCGCTGTGTCGCTTTCCTCGATACGTGGTGATGTCACCCTTACCGGGATATCAAGGTTTTATTCGTACTCCCAGGAGAAACAGATGTCGAGGGGACGGATACTGCCCGCCTCGCTGACCATCGATGCCGCCGGCGATATCATTTTGGAGAACTCTTTTTACATGGTGCCATCGGCGACGGGGAACCTTTCGTTAACCGCCGGTGGCGATATTCGGGCCGATTCCGACGCGGACCGATCGTATACGGTATATATGTCCGATATGGCCCTGTCGTTCGTTTATTGTTCGATCTATGGCGATTTCAATGCAAAAGATATCGCCGATGCACTCGTCTCTGCCAGTAAATCGGAACATGCTGACTCCATTTTGCATTTGGATGATGAGATACCGGTTGTCATTACCGCCGGCGGAGATATCCGCAACCTGAATGTGAACATTCCCAAGGCCTCGGAAATCATTGCCGGCGGCGACATTCAGAACCTGTTTCTCTTTGGGCAAAACATTGATGCGGATGACCTTACGATCGTATATGCCGGCGGGGATATCATCTACACGACTTCTATTATAACGACGTATAACAGCGGTATCGAAATCGGCGGGCCTGGTACCGTGATCGTCGCCGCCGGAGACAGCATCGACCTGGGAAGTTCCGAAGGAATTAGACTGGTCAGCAGCAGCTATAACACGGCACTGTCGAACTCGGAAATGACGCTCTATATTTTCGCTGGGCTTGGGCTGGATGCAGAAGCGATTATAGACCTGGTCGGTGACACGGCGATGTTTTTTGAAAGCCTTAGAGAAGAAGGCGAGGTATACAGTGAGGCTTTGGCTGAAGGAGACGACATTAACGCGCAAGAAATTCTCGATGAGATCAACGCTACTATTATCGATTCTTACTTTGCCGGGACGGCTGCAGAAGACAGTGGAATAACAGGCAACATAGATATGGTCAATTCTGAGATCAACGCAAAAGTCGGGGTGGGTGATATTTATATCGTGGCTACCGGGGAAATCAACGTCGGCAAATCCACAATCTCTTCGTCCAGCGATGAAGGTTCAAATACAGGTATTTACACCACCTCCGGCGGTGCCATCAATATCTTTGCCAACGGGGACATTAATGTCAATGAGTCTCGTATTATGACATTCCTCGGTGGGGAAGACGATATGGGAGACATCACCGTTTGGTCGCAGGAAGGAAATATTAACGCGGGTAAAGGGTCTAAAACAGCGATCACGGCATCTTCGCCGAAACTTGTAGAAGATGAAAACGGCGAACTTAAAATACAATGGTCTCCCCCATCGGTGGGCAGCGGCATACGTTGTCTGACCTACGATCCGGACGGCCCTGAAGGGCCAATAGATCAACCCGATGCGGGAGATATCTACCTGTTCGCACCTGCCGGTGAGATCGATGCTGGCGAGGCGGGCATTGCAGGAAGCAATATCATCCTGGCGGCGATCGAGGTTGTCAACGTCCAAAATATTGAAGTGGGCGGAACCGCTGTGGGGGTTCCCGACACCTCCCTGGCCGCGACCAGCCTGGGCGCCCTTGCCGGATCGGGGGCGGTTTCCGAGACCAGCAAAATCGCAGAGGAACAAGCGGGGTTGGCCAATGCCCAGGAACGCTTTTCAAAATTCGTCGAAGACATCTCCGGGAATCTGGTACCCAAGTGGATCGCCGTGGAGGTGGTCGGTTTCGGAGAGACGGATGACACAACCGATTCGTCGAGTGAAGATTCCGTCAATGACTAG